One segment of Choloepus didactylus isolate mChoDid1 chromosome 15, mChoDid1.pri, whole genome shotgun sequence DNA contains the following:
- the SLC18A2 gene encoding synaptic vesicular amine transporter: protein MALSEMALLRWLQESRHSRKLILFIVFLALLLDNMLLTVVVPIIPSYLYSIEHGKNATEIQTAKPVHTAATTGSFQSIFSYYDNSTMVTGNATVDAQGAQPHKATTQHMVTNASTAPSDCPSEDKDLLNENVQVGLLFASKATVQLLTNPFIGLLTNRIGYPIPMFAGFCIMFVSTIMFAFSSSYALLLLARSLQGVGSSCSSVAGMGMLASVYTDDQERGNAMGIALGGLAMGVLVGPPFGSVLYEFVGKTAPFLVLAALVLLDGAIQLFVLQPSRVQPESQKGTPLTTLLRDPYILIASGSICFANMGIAMLEPALPIWMMETMCSHKWQLGIAFLPASISYLIGTNIFGILAHKMGRWLCALLGMIIVGISILCIPFAKNIYGLIAPNFGVGFAIGMVDSSMMPIMGYLVDLRHVSVYGSVYAIADVAFCMGYAIGPSAGGAIAKAIGFPWLMTIIGIIDILFAPLCFFLRSPPAKEEKMAILMDHNCPIKTKMYTQNNIQSYPIGDDEESESD, encoded by the exons TCCCCATCATCCCAAGTTACCTGTACAGCATTGAGCATGGGAAAAATGCTACAGAAATCCAGACTGCCAAGCCAGTGCACACGGCTGCCACCACGGGCAGCTTCCAGAGCATCTTCTCCTATTACGACAACTCCACCATGGTCACTGGCAACGCCACTGTGGATGCTCAGGGGGCACAGCCTCATAAAGCCACCACACAGCACATGGTGACCAATGCGTCCACTGCCCCTTCCGACTGCCCCAGCGAAGACAAAGACCTCCTGAATGAGAATGTGCAGGTTGGCCTGCTGTTTGCTTCCAAAGCCACCGTCCAGCTCCTCACCAACCCTTTCATAGGACTGTTGACCAACAG AATCGGCTATCCAATTCCAATGTTTGCGGGATTCTGCATCATGTTTGTCTCAACGATCA TGTTCGCCTTCTCCAGCAGTTACGCGCTGCTGCTCCTCGCCAGGTCGCTGCAGGGCGTCGGCTCCTCCTGCTCGTCGGTAGCTG GGATGGGCATGCTGGCCAGCGTGTACACAGATGACCAAGAGCGGGGCAACGCCATGGGGATTGCCCTGGGAGGCCTGGCCATGGGGGTCTTAG TGGGTCCCCCCTTTGGGAGTGTGCTGTATGAATTTGTGGGGAAGACAGCTCCATTCCTGGTGCTGGCTGCCTTGGTGCTCCTAGATGGAG ctattcagCTCTTTGTGCTCCAGCCGTCACGGGTGCAGCCAGAG AGTCAAAAAGGGACCCCGCTCACCACTCTGCTGAGGGACCCCTACATCCTCATTGCCTCAG GGTCCATCTGCTTTGCAAACATGGGGATCGCCATGCTGGAGCCTGCCCTGCCCATCTGGATGATGGAGACCATGTGTTCCCACAAGTGGCAGCTGG GCATTGCTTTCTTGCCAGCCAGTATCTCTTATCTCATTGGAACCAATATTTTTGGGATACTCGCCCACAAAATGGGGAG GTGGCTGTGTGCTCTTCTGGGAATGATAATTGTTGGAATCAGCATTTTATGT ATCCCTTTTGCAAAAAACATTTATGGACTGATAGCTCCCAACTTTGGAGTTGGTTTTGCAATTG GAATGGTGGATTCATCAATGATGCCCATCATGGGCTACCTGGTAGACCTGCGGCACGTGTCCGTCTATGGAAGTGTATACGCTATTGCAGATGTTGCATTTTGTATGGGATATGCTATAG GTCCTTCTGCTGGTGGGGCCATTGCAAAGGCAATTGGATTTCCATGGCTCATGACAATTATTGGAATAATTGATATTCTTTTTGCACCTCTCTGCTTTTTTCTTCGAAGTCCACCTGCCAAGGAAGAAAAAATG GCTATTCTCATGGATCACAACTGCcccattaaaacaaaaatgtacaCCCAGAATAATATCCAGTCGTATCCAATAGGTGATGATGAAGAATCTGAAAGTGACTGA